In Zonotrichia leucophrys gambelii isolate GWCS_2022_RI chromosome 6, RI_Zleu_2.0, whole genome shotgun sequence, one genomic interval encodes:
- the LOC135449961 gene encoding broad substrate specificity ATP-binding cassette transporter ABCG2-like: MGTAQNSSDLRAVELGLCNKSMMSDTRFDHSVVSVGEEEGVGHFQRSVPTQESLRSPRGSVVSFHNIQYSVKQSSGFLCKRKIVEKKILHNVNGIMKPGLNAILGPTGSGKSSLLDVLAARKDPAGLSGEVLIDGIPQPPNFKCISGYVVQDDVVMGTMTVRENLQFSAALRLPSSISIKEKEERVTQIINELGLSKVADAKVGTELIRGVSGGERKRTNIGMELITEPPVLFLDEPTTGLDASTANAVLILLKKLSRRGRTIIFSIHQPRYSIFKLFDSLTLLASGKVLYHGPAKNALDYFSSIGYQCEPFNNPADFFLDVINGDSTAVAASKDDHGPVDTGKEASSENGMTEDNVDSSVVDVLHQKYLSSSLYKSTKEALGKVELGRGSKQRPTKQEHEITYANGFFTQLYWVSKRSLKNLIRNPQASVAQIAVTVILALVVGAIFFGVKLDRSGIQNRVGSLFFVTTNQCFSSVSAIELFIRDKKLFVHQYTSGYYRVSAYFLALMIGDLLPMRTTPAIIFSCISYWMIGYQAVAERFFFFMLTLILVSYTATAMSLAISAGMDVVAVANLLITICFVLMLIFSGLLVNLPSVMGWLNWLKYFSIPRYGLTALQVNEYRDLYFCGEKNPNTTVSVGYTGSCPPNITEEMCSGEAYLCSQGIAPTSWAMWENIVALFCMTVIFLIIAYAKLRFMRKFT; encoded by the exons ATGGGAACTGCTCAAAACAGCAGTGACCTCCGTGCAGTGGAGCTTGGCCTGTGTAACAAGAGCATGATGTCGGACACAAGGTTCGATCACAGCGTTGTTTCTGttggagaagaggaaggagtgGGCCATTTCCAACGTTCTGTTCCAACACAAGAGTCCCTCCGATCTCCTCGTGGCTCCGTTGTGAGTTTCCATAACATCCAGTACTCCGTTAAGCAGTCCAGTGGATTCCTTTGTAAACGGAAAATTGTGGAAAAGAAGATCCTTCACAATGTTAA TGGCATTATGAAACCAGGCTTGAATGCTATCCTGGGGCCAACAGGGAGTGGAAAATCTTC TCTCCTAGATGTGCTGGCTGCCAGAAAGGACCCAGCAGGTCTGTCTGGAGAAGTGCTTATAGATGGCATCCCACAACCTCCAAATTTCAAGTGCATCTCAGGATATGTTGTGCAG GATGATGTTGTTATGGGCACAATGACAGTGAGGGAGAACCTGCAATTCTCTGCTGCACTGCGActccccagctccatcagcattaaagagaaggaagagcGAGTCACCCAGATAATCAATGAGCTGGGATTAAGCAAAGTGGCTGATGCTAAG GTCGGAACTGAATTGATCCGGGGAGTGTCTGGAGGGGAACGGAAGAGAACCAACATTGGGATGGAGCTCATCACAGAGCCACCAGTCCTTTTTCTAGATGAACCAACAACTGGCCTTGATGCCAGCACAGCCAATGCAGTCCTCATCCTTCTGAAGAA GCTCTCAAGAAGAGGGAGAACCATCATATTTTCTATCCATCAGCCCCGCTACTCCATATTCAAGCTGTTTGACAGTCTGACATTACTGGCTTCAGGAAAGGTGCTGTACCATGGTCCTGCAAAAAACGCCCTGGACTACTTCAGTTCTATTG gatatCAATGTGAACCCTTCAATAATCCAGCTGACTTCTTCCTTGATGTCATAAATGGTGATTCAACTGCTGTGGCAGCCAGCAAGGATGATCATGGACCTGTGGACACAGGAAAAG AAGCGAGCAGTGAAAATGGAATGACTGAAGACAACGTGGATAGCAGTGTGGTAGACGTGCTGCACCAGAAGTACCTCAGCTCGAGCCTGTATAAGAGCACAAAGGAAGCACTGGGGAAAGTGGAGCTTGGACGGGGAAGCAAGCAGAGACCAACCAAGCAGGAGCATGAGATCACCTATGCAAATGGATTCTTCACTCAGCTCTACTGGGTATCCAAGCGTTCCCTGAAAAATCTCATCAGGAACCCACAGGCCTCCGTTGCACAA ATTGCAGTGACTGTAATTCTAGCCTTGGTTGTGGGTGCTATCTTTTTTGGTGTAAAACTGGACCGAAGCGGCATTCAGAATCG GGTTGGATCCTTGTTTTTTGTCACTACAAACCAGTGTTTTTCCAGTGTCTCTGCAATTGAGCTATTCATCAGAGACAAGAAACTATTTGT CCATCAGTACACCAGTGGATATTACCGTGTGTCTGCCTACTTCCTGGCCTTGATGATAGGAGATCTGCTGCCCATGAGAACTACTCCAGCCATCATATTCTCATGCATCAGTTACTGGATGATTG GATACCAAGCTGTTGCAGAGCGGttcttcttcttcatgctgACCCTGATACTGGTGTCCTACACTGCCACAGCCATGTCCCTGGCTAtcagtgctgggatggatgtggTGGCTGTGGCAAATCTGCTCATCACCATTTGTTTTGTCCTGATGCTT ATCTTTTCTGGCCTCTTAGTGAACCTCCCTTCAGTAATGGGCTGGCTGAACTGGCTCAAGTACTTCAGCATCCCCCGATATGGCCTCACT GCCCTTCAGGTAAATGAGTACAGAGATCTCTACTTCTGTGGTGAGAAGAATCCAAATACTACAGTGTCAGTGGGATACACAGGCAGTTGTCCCCCCAATATTACAGAAGAAAT GTGTTCTGGTGAAGCATACCTGTGCAGCCAAGGAATTGCACCTACCAGCTGGGCAATGTGGGAAAACATAGTGGCTCTCTTCTGCATGACTGTCATCTTCCTTATCATTGCCTATGCAAAACTCCGGTTCATGAGGAAGTTCACATAG